In Dunckerocampus dactyliophorus isolate RoL2022-P2 chromosome 14, RoL_Ddac_1.1, whole genome shotgun sequence, one DNA window encodes the following:
- the echs1 gene encoding enoyl-CoA hydratase, mitochondrial: MAFLCRNATLLLKSGRAAPGLLAAARLYSSGAQYEYIMVEKRGENKNVGFIQLNRPKALNALCDGLMRELGQALDAFESDGDVGAIVLTGSDRAFAAGADIKEMQNLTFQECYGGNFLAHWNRVSTVKKPVIAAVNGFALGGGCELAMMCDIIYAGEKAQFGQPEILLGTIPGSGGTQRLTRAVGKSLAMEMVLTGDRISAQEAKQSGLVSKICPVDQLVSEAVKCGEKIAANSKLVSAMAKEAVNAAFELTLAEGNRLEKRLFHATFATDDRKEGMTAFVEKRKASFQDK, encoded by the exons ATGGCTTTTCTTTGCAGAAATGCGACCTTGCTCCTAAAGTCGGGCCGAGCAGCGCCTGGTCTCTTGGCCGCCGCTCGCCTCTATAGCTCGG GTGCACAGTATGAGTACATTATGGTGGAGAAGCGAGGAGAGAACAAGAATGTGGGTTTCATCCAACTGAACCGACCTAAAGCTCTCAATGCGCTGTGTGACGGCCTGATGAGAGAGTTGGGTCAGGCCTTGGACGCGTTTGAGAGCGACGGAGACGTGGGCGCTATCGTCCTCACGGGCAGCGACAGAGCATTTGCAG CTGGAGCAGACATAAAAGAAATGCAAAATCTGACCTTCCAGGAGTGTTACGGTGGTAACTTTCTGGCTCACTGGAACAGAGTGTCCACTGTGAAGAAGCCAGTAATTGCTGCTGTTAATGGGTTTGCT TTGGGCGGCGGCTGCGAGTTGGCCATGATGTGTGACATCATCTACGCTGGAGAGAAGGCCCAGTTTGGCCAACCAGAAATCCTGCTGGGGACCATCCCGG GGTCCGGGGGCACTCAGCGTCTGACCCGTGCAGTGGGCAAATCTCTAGCCATGGAGATGGTGTTAACAGGAGACAGAATTAGCGCTCAAGAAGCCAAACAGTCAG GTTTGGTGAGTAAAATCTGTCCCGTGGACCAGCTGGTCTCCGAAGCGGTGAAATGTGGCGAGAAAATCGCTGCCAATTCCAAACTGGTGTCTGCTATGGCAAAGGAGGCGGTCAATGCAG CCTTTGAATTGACTCTGGCCGAGGGGAATCGTTTGGAGAAGCGTTTATTCCATGCCACCTTTGCTACG GACGACCGCAAGGAGGGCATGACCGCGTTTGTGGAGAAGAGGAAGGCCAGTTTTCAGGACAAGTGA
- the sprn gene encoding shadow of prion protein encodes MNQVLATCWACLLLSAFLCEPALCKGGRGGSRGSSRGSPARSSTAGSYRGAGSYGGPRSRFRVAGRTSPVRVAGAAAAGAAVALTADKWYASAYRRNNAESSEDELDYYNRTSYFDAQMSGSTRGASFCQMLSITVATLSSIALLLDSIL; translated from the coding sequence ATGAACCAGGTGCTTGCAACTTGCTGGGCTTGCCTCCTGCTGTCCGCCTTCCTGTGTGAGCCCGCACTGTGCAAAGGTGGCCGCGGCGGGTCCAGGGGCTCGTCTCGAGGCTCCCCGGCCCGTAGTTCAACAGCCGGTTCCTACCGCGGGGCAGGCAGCTACGGCGGCCCACGCTCTCGTTTCAGGGTGGCGGGGCGGACGTCCCCAGTGAGGGTAGCTGGTGCTGCGGCTGCGGGGGCTGCAGTTGCCCTGACGGCGGATAAATGGTACGCGTCCGCCTACCGCCGCAACAATGCAGAGAGCTCAGAGGATGAGCTGGATTATTACAACAGGACCAGTTACTTTGATGCCCAAATGTCTGGCTCCACAAGGGGAGCCTCTTTCTGCCAAATGCTttccatcaccgtggcaacACTCTCCTCCATTGCACTCCTGCTGGACTCAATACTGTAG
- the mtg1 gene encoding mitochondrial ribosome-associated GTPase 1 isoform X1: MKLYRSLCNVIKFRTHFDFGGREVAHWFPGHMAKGLKQMRASLKNVDCIIEIHDARLPFSGRNHMFQETLDVKPHLLVLNKMDLADLSNKQRILKELNKTGVKNVLFTDCLKQRDDNVKRLVPTVVEIIAKSNRFNREENRNYCLMVIGVPNVGKSSLINSVRRTYLKKGRASRVGGEPGITRAVLTKIQVCERPIMYLLDTPGVLPPKIESVETGMKLALCGTILDHLVGEDIIADYLLYSLNRLEKFSYVEKYNLQEPSDDIQHVLKRIAVKLRKTQRIKALTGATSPSLFQTTLQQRTISSEPSGKESLAKSSWTETAYFTVDKLHQDAPCTFRQCL, translated from the exons ATGAAACTGTACCGGTCACTCTGCAATGTCATTAAGTTTCGAACccattttgactttggaggaCGGGAAGTGGCTCACTGGTTCCCTGGACACATGGCTAAAG gtttgaagcaGATGAGAGCCAGTCTGAAGAACGTGGACTGCATCATAGAAATACATGATGCTAGA CTTCCCTTCTCTGGAAGAAACCATATGTTTCAGGAGACTCTGGATGTCAAACCACACCTGCTGGTTCTAAACAAGATGGACCTGGCTGACTTGTCAAATAAACAG AGGATCCTAAAGGAACTCAATAAAACCGGAGTCAAGAATGTTCTCTTTACAGACTGTCTAAAGCAGCGAGATGACAATGTCAAAAGG TTGGTGCCGACGGTGGTGGAGATTATAGCAAAGTCAAACCGCTTTAACAGAGAGGAG AATCGAAATTATTGCCTGATGGTGATTGGAGTGCCCAATGTGGGAAAGTCATCACTTATTAACTCAGTAAGAAGAACATATTTGAAGAAAG GCCGTGCGTCTCGAGTAGGTGGCGAGCCAGGCATAACTCGAGCAGTCCTCACTAAAATTCAG GTGTGTGAACGCCCCATAATGTACCTGCTGGACACACCGGGGGTTTTGCCTCCCAAAATTGAGAGTGTTGAAACAGGCATGAAGCTGGCGTTATGTG GAACTATACTGGACCATTTAGTCGGTGAGGATATCATTGCTGACTACTTGCTCTATTCTCTTAACCGGCTGGAAAAGTTCAG TTACGTGGAAAAATACAACCTCCAGGAGCCCAGCGACGACATCCAGCACGTACTCAAACGCATCGCGGTGAAACTGAGGAAGACTCAGCGGATCAAAGCCCTCACTGGA gcgacatcaccatcactgttcCAAACTACACTGCAGCAGCGTACGATTTCATCCGAGCCTTCAGGAAAGGAGAGCTTGGCCAAGTCATCCTGGACTGAAACAGCATATTTTACTGTAGATAAGCTCCACCAGGATGCACCTTGTACATTCAGACAATGTTTGTAA
- the mtg1 gene encoding mitochondrial ribosome-associated GTPase 1 isoform X2, whose product MKLYRSLCNVIKFRTHFDFGGREVAHWFPGHMAKGLKQMRASLKNVDCIIEIHDARLPFSGRNHMFQETLDVKPHLLVLNKMDLADLSNKQRILKELNKTGVKNVLFTDCLKQRDDNVKRLVPTVVEIIAKSNRFNREENRNYCLMVIGVPNVGKSSLINSVRRTYLKKGRASRVGGEPGITRAVLTKIQVCERPIMYLLDTPGVLPPKIESVETGMKLALCGTILDHLVGEDIIADYLLYSLNRLEKFSYVEKYNLQEPSDDIQHVLKRIAVKLRKTQRIKALTGVGDITITVPNYTAAAYDFIRAFRKGELGQVILD is encoded by the exons ATGAAACTGTACCGGTCACTCTGCAATGTCATTAAGTTTCGAACccattttgactttggaggaCGGGAAGTGGCTCACTGGTTCCCTGGACACATGGCTAAAG gtttgaagcaGATGAGAGCCAGTCTGAAGAACGTGGACTGCATCATAGAAATACATGATGCTAGA CTTCCCTTCTCTGGAAGAAACCATATGTTTCAGGAGACTCTGGATGTCAAACCACACCTGCTGGTTCTAAACAAGATGGACCTGGCTGACTTGTCAAATAAACAG AGGATCCTAAAGGAACTCAATAAAACCGGAGTCAAGAATGTTCTCTTTACAGACTGTCTAAAGCAGCGAGATGACAATGTCAAAAGG TTGGTGCCGACGGTGGTGGAGATTATAGCAAAGTCAAACCGCTTTAACAGAGAGGAG AATCGAAATTATTGCCTGATGGTGATTGGAGTGCCCAATGTGGGAAAGTCATCACTTATTAACTCAGTAAGAAGAACATATTTGAAGAAAG GCCGTGCGTCTCGAGTAGGTGGCGAGCCAGGCATAACTCGAGCAGTCCTCACTAAAATTCAG GTGTGTGAACGCCCCATAATGTACCTGCTGGACACACCGGGGGTTTTGCCTCCCAAAATTGAGAGTGTTGAAACAGGCATGAAGCTGGCGTTATGTG GAACTATACTGGACCATTTAGTCGGTGAGGATATCATTGCTGACTACTTGCTCTATTCTCTTAACCGGCTGGAAAAGTTCAG TTACGTGGAAAAATACAACCTCCAGGAGCCCAGCGACGACATCCAGCACGTACTCAAACGCATCGCGGTGAAACTGAGGAAGACTCAGCGGATCAAAGCCCTCACTGGAGTAG gcgacatcaccatcactgttcCAAACTACACTGCAGCAGCGTACGATTTCATCCGAGCCTTCAGGAAAGGAGAGCTTGGCCAAGTCATCCTGGACTGA